In one Epinephelus lanceolatus isolate andai-2023 chromosome 19, ASM4190304v1, whole genome shotgun sequence genomic region, the following are encoded:
- the tmem119b gene encoding transmembrane protein 119b produces the protein MILRETMLPMALHLTGLCVVFCTSISSSLATPLPFYSLLEGSTDEEELSNLTSPLPTSNLSFEYQTTPASPTHVETDFLSQVVDFLEENMLLILVAGSFILLVFLIICGAIIMSRRRKVNAYYPSSFPSKMYVDHRDKTGGAKLFNEVPEKPAPEQESEPVDSHRQLQADIMRAAKRLRTPNKCVDAAEVSDPGQKVAENSPEDGPQPDGNILDQQLPSLPEEKELCEHSDSETAAATAAAAATGSPELETPEQPHPGEDDSQEPLMGSSLRPASLHLHSDSATLQLIAGEKTAF, from the exons ATG ATCCTGAGGGAAACCATGCTCCCGATGGCCCTTCATCTGACCGGTCTGTGTGTGGTGTTTTGCaccagcatcagcagcagcttgGCCACACCGCTACCTTTTTACAGTTTGCTAGAGGGAAGTACAGACGAGGAAGAGCTCAGTAACCTAACTTCCCCTCTGCCCACCAGCAACCTTTCCTTTGAGTACCAAACCACACCTGCCAGCCCCACTCATGTGGAAACTGACTTTCTGAGTCAAGTCGTGGACTTCCTGGAGGAGAACATGCTGCTTATACTCGTTGCAGGCTCTTTCATCCTTCTTGTCTTCCTTATCATCTGTGGGGCAATAATCATGAGCCGCAGGCGCAAAGTCAATGCCTACTACCCTTCCTCTTTTCCCTCAAAAATGTACGTGGACCACAGGGACAAAACCGGAGGTGCTAAACTCTTTAATGAAGTGCCAGAAAAACCCGCTCCTGAGCAGGAAAGTGAGCCAGTAGACTCTCACAGGCAGCTCCAGGCAGACATAATGAGGGCTGCCAAGAGGCTGCGCACACCAAATAAATGTGTGGATGCTGCAGAGGTAAGCGACCCCGGTCAgaaagtagcagagaacagTCCTGAGGACGGCCCTCAGCCAGATGGCAACATCCTGGACCAGCAGCTACCAAGTCTCCCTGAGGAAAAGGAGCTGTGTGAGCACTCTGacagtgaaacagcagcagcaacagcagcagcagcagcaacaggaagCCCTGAGCTGGAGACTCCAGAGCAGCCTCATCCAGGAGAGGATGATTCACAAGAGCCTTTAATGGGCAGCAGTCTGCGGCCCGCCTCTCTGCATCTTCACAGTGACTCTGCTACACTTCAGCTGATCGCAGGAGAGAAAACTGCCTTCTAA
- the selplg gene encoding P-selectin glycoprotein ligand 1 has product MSSPVLHQQQEATMRLLSMKTSLALLWGISVLLSMESMSASIPGTRNSTSTPEPEETTKEMISAPHTDTHTPAEVSVAAPAETTASPRVAEANITHRSDSTNSASGLVAMNTVAAVTSSSGPPLPHTTAAVTTAAGATHPSHNTTIIETAIPTVNQIHQQSPTTVPATAPVAASATVAVSSPQHTPTTEPEVTSKLASPTSPANSTLAPVFIQTLSDPSASTTTIMTPNPTSETALVFDSTKSETSTNSTDLLTTRHVSVTRTPISTSAGSAESSSTTQSHPTSFSPNSTSSASTPTVSTTNVSSTSVFPTNDSNPNVTATDVFTTDDSNATVSTTDVPTTNASTSPAGILIPHVTKRLPVPTTKPAPATTAAPREVSKSTEAQPCSPRGLVKKCLIAVSSLAALATIFMVTTIILCTKLSARKYKVRKPQPATEMMCISALLPERTHTYTRQRNPVSNGVLVIHGGADSDEDIGDNLTLSSFLPENDRFV; this is encoded by the exons ATGTCCAGCCCTGTGCTTCACCAGCAGCAAG AAGCAACAATGAGGCTACTAAGCATGAAGACGTCTCTGGCTCTACTGTGGGGGATTTCTGTTTTGCTTTCAATGGAGTCCATGAGTGCTTCGATCCCAGGGACCAGAAACAGTACATCAACCCCTGAACCGGAGGAGACAACCAAGGAGATGATCAGTGCACCTCACACTGACACTCACACACCTGCGGAGGTTAGTGTTGCTGCACCAGCAGAGACCACTGCGTCACCCAGAGTGGCAGAGGCAAACATCACTCACAGAAGTGACAGCACAAACAGCGCCTCTGGTTTGGTTGCCATGAACACTGTGGCAGCAGTGACAAGCAGCTCAGGTCCACCATTGCCTCATACCACTGCAGCAGTGACCACAGCTGCAGGTGCAACACATCCTTCCCACAACACGACAATCATAGAGACAGCGATCCCTACAGTGAATCAGATACATCAGCAATCACCCACCACTGTTCCTGCAacagctcctgtagcagcttCAGCAACAGTGGCCGTGTCTTCGCCGCAGCACACACCCACCACTGAGCCTGAAGTCACATCCAAGTTAGCTTCCCCCACCTCTCCTGCTAATTCTACTCTGGCTCCAGTCTTCATCCAGACCCTCAGCGATCCCTCAGCCTCTACTACAACCATAATGACCCCTAACCCCACCTCTGAGACAGCGCTAGTGTTCGACTCCACAAAAAGTGAGACATCCACTAACAGTACCGACCTTTTGACTACACGGCACGTTTCTGTGACGAGAACCCCCATCTCCACATCAGCTGGTTCAGCAGAGTCAAGCTCTACCACTCAGTCTCACCCCACCTCATTCTCACCGAACTCCACCAGCAGTGCTTCTACCCCCACTGTTTCCACCACCAATGTTTCCAGCACCAGTGTCTTCCCCACTAATGACTCAAACCCCAATGTCACCGCCACTGATGTCTTCACCACCGATGACTCAAACGCCACTGTCTCCACCACTGATGTTCCCACCACCAATGCCTCCACCAGTCCTGCAGGAATCTTGATCCCTCATGTGACCAAGAGGTTGCCAGTCCCAACCACCAAACCAGCTCCGGCAACCACAGCAGCACCTCGTGAAGTCTCAAAGAGCACCGAGGCCCAACCCTGCTCCCCCCGAGGCTTAGTGAAGAAATGCCTCATCGCCGTTTCCTCCCTGGCTGCGCTGGCCACCATCTTCATGGTGACTACCATCATCCTCTGCACTAAGCTGTCAGCAAGGAAGTACAAGGTCAGGAAACCTCAGCCGGCCACGGAGATGATGTGCATCTCGGCCCTGCTGCCCGAGAGGACTCACACCTACACGAGACAACGCAATCCAGTCAGTAACGGAGTCCTGGTGATCCACGGTGGTGCAGACAGTGACGAGGACATAGGAGATAACCTCACCCTCAGCAGCTTTCTTCCAGAGAATGACCGCTTTGTTTAA
- the LOC117270205 gene encoding iron-sulfur cluster assembly scaffold protein IscU-like, with protein MAGPVAKKCLSPLSFLTRRLSAPEFITRCCYHKKVVDHYENPRNVGILDKNSKNVGTGLVGAPACGDVMKLQIEVDDQGKIVDARFKTFGCGSAIASSSLATEWVKGKSVDEALTIRNTDIAKELCLPPVKLHCSMLAEDAIKAALADYRLKQQDHQQEAVRASN; from the exons ATGGCGGGTCCTGTGGCGAAGAAATGTCTCAGCCCTCTGTCCTTCCTCACCAGGAGGCTGTCTGCTCCGGAGTTCATCACCCGGTGCTGCTACCACAAGAAG GTGGTGGATCATTATGAGAACCCGAGAAATGTTGGCATACTGGACAAAAACTCCAAGAATGTTGGGACTGGCTTGGTGGGTGCTCCAGCCTGTGGAGATGTAATGAAGCTCCAG ATTGAGGTGGACGACCAGGGGAAGATTGTGGATGCCAGGTTCAAAACTTTTGGCTGCGGCTCTGCGATTGCCTCCAGCTCTCTGGCCACCGAGTGGGTGAAGGGCAAATCT GTGGACGAAGCTCTGACAATAAGGAACACTGACATTGCCAAAGAGCTGTGTCTTCCACCGGTTAAACTTCACTGCTCCA TGCTTGCGGAGGATGCCATCAAGGCTGCCTTGGCTGACTATCGCCTCAAGCAACAGGACCACCAGCAGGAGGCAGTCAGGGCCAGCAACTAA